A genomic segment from Centroberyx gerrardi isolate f3 chromosome 22, fCenGer3.hap1.cur.20231027, whole genome shotgun sequence encodes:
- the mtrr gene encoding methionine synthase reductase isoform X2, with translation MPCEVKPRFLVVYGSQKGQAQSIAEGIAEEAGEHGLVAELSCLNQNDKYNLEKENAPVVFVVSTTGDGEPPDNALPFVKRIKKKTLPADHYKHLCYALLALGDTNYANFCNCGKTIDRRLQELGAKQFYATGHADDGVGLEVVVDPWLEGLWEAIKGALSKMASDREGLLKGDLRDLARENPDLSAPDVQLNLLSLTDNQNCDSAGASVQTDSKPAASPSAPATQTAISDPRPASLAASRGLAAQSGGTARVSASAADTQTGGVGVSHAVLEASLTRSLPPLSESSLNVPALPPPFLDVSLQEDAMEEIDAPLNRETLLEVAISRAVQLTRGDSVKTALLLELDVSAHPTMTYQPGDSFDVLCPNRPTEVGEMLHRLGLQDQRNHRVQVSLQKDTKKKAAQVPSYILQNKTLQYLLTWCVEIRAVPKKAFLRALVEYTGDGVQRRRLQELCSKQGAAAYNLHVRDPSLSVLDLLTAFPSCSPPLGLLIEHLPKLQPRPYSAASSSLQHPGKLHFVFNVVEFPACSGRPAGRQGLCTGWLSDLINPILVYPGKAESSGSPSLPKIHVSLRPNCSFRPPSDPAVPFIMVGPGTGVAPFIGFLQQREKERQQNPETVFGETWLFFGCRHQDRDYLFREELEGFVSSGALNHLKVCFSRDAQEAEETPASPAGPRYVQHNLLLNSQHIADILLKQNGCLYVCGDAKNMAKDVNDTLIEMIRTELQLDQLEAMKKLAGLREEKRYLQDIWG, from the exons ATGCCCTGTGAAGTGAAGCCTCGGTTCCTGGTTGTGTACGGCTCTCAGAAGGGACAAGCCCAGTCCATAGCAGAGGGGATCGCCGAAGAGGCAGGGGAGCACGGACTGGTCGCTGAGCTCAGCTGCTTGAACCAGAATGACAAG TACAATTTGGAGAAGGAGAACGCCCCAGTGGTCTTTGTTGTGTCCACTACTGGAGACGGGGAACCACCAGACAATGCCCTCCCATTTGTAAAGAGAATCAAGAAGAAGACCCTCCCCGCCGATCACTATAAACACCTTTGCTATGCACTTTTAG CTCTGGGAGACACAAACTATGCAAATTTCTGCAACTGTGGGAAAACAATTGACCGCCGTCTGCAGGAACTTGGGGCCAAACAGTTCTATGCGACAGGACATGCAGATGATGGTGTAGG GCTGGAGGTGGTTGTGGATCCCTGGCTCGAAGGACTGTGGGAAGCGATCAAAGGAGCCTTATCAAAGATGGCCTCTGATAGGGAAGGTCTCCTAAAAGGGGACCTGAGGGATTTAGCGAGAGAAAATCCTGATTTATCCGCACCGGATGTGCAGCTAAACCTCCTGAGTCTCACTGACAACCAGAACTGTGACTCAGCCGGAGCATCGGTACAAACTGACTCCAAACCTGCCGCTTCGCCTTCAGCTCCTGCTACACAGACTGCCATTTCCGACCCCAGACCAGCGTCTCTCGCAGCGAGCCGTGGGTTGGCCGCCCAGTCAGGTGGCACTGCCAGAGTTTCTGCCtcagcagcagacacacagaccggGGGTGTCGGGGTTTCCCACGCTGTGTTGGAAGCTTCACTGACACGCTCCCTGCCGCCGCTGTCCGAGTCGTCTCTCAACGTTCCTGCGCTGCCTCCTCCCTTCCTGGACGTCTCACTGCAGGAAGACGccatggaggag ATTGATGCACCATTGAATAGAGAGACTCTCCTTGAGGTGGCCATATCCAGGGCAGTGCAGCTGACCAGAGGGGATTCAGTCAAGACTGCCCTTCTGCTGGAGCTGGACGTCTCT GCCCATCCGACGATGACTTATCAGCCGGGGGACTCGTTCGATGTGCTCTGCCCAAACAGGCCCACAGAGGTGGGGGAGATGCTCCACAGATTGGGCCTGCAGGACCAGAGGAACCATCGTGTCCAGGTGTCTCTACAAAAGGACACTAAGAAGAAAG CTGCCCAGGTGCCATCCTATATCCTTCAGAACAAGACTCTGCAGTACCTGCTCACATGGTGTGTAGAGATCAGAGCTGTTCCTAAGAAG GCGTTCCTCAGAGCGCTGGTGGAGTATACCGGGGACGGCGTGCAGCGGAGGAGACTGCAGGAGCTGTGCAGCAAGCAAGGCGCTGCGGCCTACAACCTCCACGTGAGAGACCCGAGCCTCAGCGTGTTGGACCTGCTCACAGCTTTCCCGTCCTGCTCACCTCCTCTCGGCCTCCTCATAG aGCATTTGCCGAAACTGCAGCCCAGGCCTTATTCAGCAGCCAG CTCCAGTCTTCAGCATCCAGGGAAGCTGCATTTTGTCTTCAACGTGGTAGAGTTCCCAGCATGCTCTGGGCGGCCTGCGGGGAGGCAGGGCCTGTGTACCGGTTGGCTGTCTGACCTCATCAATCCCATCCTGGTTTACCCTGGGAAGGCTGAGTCCTCCGGCAGCCCGTCTCTGCCAAAG ATCCACGTGAGTCTGCGACCCAACTGCTCCTTCCGGCCTCCCTCTGACCCTGCGGTGCCCTTCATAATGGTCGGACCAGGCACAGGAGTTGCCCCCTTCATCGGCTTCCTCCAGCAAAG AGAGAAGGAGCGGCAGCAGAACCCCGAGACAGTATTTGGTGAGACCTGGCTGTTCTTTGGTTGCCGCCACCAAGACAGAGACTACCTGTTTAG AGAAGAGCTCGAGGGCTTTGTGTCCAGCGGTGCCCTGAACCACCTGAAGGTGTGTTTCTCCCGAGACGCCCAGGAGGCGGAGGAGACCCCCGCCTCACCAGCAGGACCCAGATACGTCCAACACAACCTGCTCCTGAACAGCCAACACATCGCCGACATCCTGCTCAAACAGAACGGTTGCCTCTATGTCTGTGG GGATGCGAAGAACATGGCCAAGGACGTGAACGACACCCTGATTGAGATGATCAGAACGGAGCTTCAGCTGGACCAACTGGAGGCCATGAAGAAGCTGGCGGGGTTAAGAGAGGAGAAACGCTACTTACAGGACATCTGGGGCTGA
- the mtrr gene encoding methionine synthase reductase isoform X1: MGCAGLNEIPQQFKKRMPCEVKPRFLVVYGSQKGQAQSIAEGIAEEAGEHGLVAELSCLNQNDKYNLEKENAPVVFVVSTTGDGEPPDNALPFVKRIKKKTLPADHYKHLCYALLALGDTNYANFCNCGKTIDRRLQELGAKQFYATGHADDGVGLEVVVDPWLEGLWEAIKGALSKMASDREGLLKGDLRDLARENPDLSAPDVQLNLLSLTDNQNCDSAGASVQTDSKPAASPSAPATQTAISDPRPASLAASRGLAAQSGGTARVSASAADTQTGGVGVSHAVLEASLTRSLPPLSESSLNVPALPPPFLDVSLQEDAMEEIDAPLNRETLLEVAISRAVQLTRGDSVKTALLLELDVSAHPTMTYQPGDSFDVLCPNRPTEVGEMLHRLGLQDQRNHRVQVSLQKDTKKKAAQVPSYILQNKTLQYLLTWCVEIRAVPKKAFLRALVEYTGDGVQRRRLQELCSKQGAAAYNLHVRDPSLSVLDLLTAFPSCSPPLGLLIEHLPKLQPRPYSAASSSLQHPGKLHFVFNVVEFPACSGRPAGRQGLCTGWLSDLINPILVYPGKAESSGSPSLPKIHVSLRPNCSFRPPSDPAVPFIMVGPGTGVAPFIGFLQQREKERQQNPETVFGETWLFFGCRHQDRDYLFREELEGFVSSGALNHLKVCFSRDAQEAEETPASPAGPRYVQHNLLLNSQHIADILLKQNGCLYVCGDAKNMAKDVNDTLIEMIRTELQLDQLEAMKKLAGLREEKRYLQDIWG; the protein is encoded by the exons ATGGGGTGTGCTGGACTGAATGAAATACCgcagcaatttaaaaaaag AATGCCCTGTGAAGTGAAGCCTCGGTTCCTGGTTGTGTACGGCTCTCAGAAGGGACAAGCCCAGTCCATAGCAGAGGGGATCGCCGAAGAGGCAGGGGAGCACGGACTGGTCGCTGAGCTCAGCTGCTTGAACCAGAATGACAAG TACAATTTGGAGAAGGAGAACGCCCCAGTGGTCTTTGTTGTGTCCACTACTGGAGACGGGGAACCACCAGACAATGCCCTCCCATTTGTAAAGAGAATCAAGAAGAAGACCCTCCCCGCCGATCACTATAAACACCTTTGCTATGCACTTTTAG CTCTGGGAGACACAAACTATGCAAATTTCTGCAACTGTGGGAAAACAATTGACCGCCGTCTGCAGGAACTTGGGGCCAAACAGTTCTATGCGACAGGACATGCAGATGATGGTGTAGG GCTGGAGGTGGTTGTGGATCCCTGGCTCGAAGGACTGTGGGAAGCGATCAAAGGAGCCTTATCAAAGATGGCCTCTGATAGGGAAGGTCTCCTAAAAGGGGACCTGAGGGATTTAGCGAGAGAAAATCCTGATTTATCCGCACCGGATGTGCAGCTAAACCTCCTGAGTCTCACTGACAACCAGAACTGTGACTCAGCCGGAGCATCGGTACAAACTGACTCCAAACCTGCCGCTTCGCCTTCAGCTCCTGCTACACAGACTGCCATTTCCGACCCCAGACCAGCGTCTCTCGCAGCGAGCCGTGGGTTGGCCGCCCAGTCAGGTGGCACTGCCAGAGTTTCTGCCtcagcagcagacacacagaccggGGGTGTCGGGGTTTCCCACGCTGTGTTGGAAGCTTCACTGACACGCTCCCTGCCGCCGCTGTCCGAGTCGTCTCTCAACGTTCCTGCGCTGCCTCCTCCCTTCCTGGACGTCTCACTGCAGGAAGACGccatggaggag ATTGATGCACCATTGAATAGAGAGACTCTCCTTGAGGTGGCCATATCCAGGGCAGTGCAGCTGACCAGAGGGGATTCAGTCAAGACTGCCCTTCTGCTGGAGCTGGACGTCTCT GCCCATCCGACGATGACTTATCAGCCGGGGGACTCGTTCGATGTGCTCTGCCCAAACAGGCCCACAGAGGTGGGGGAGATGCTCCACAGATTGGGCCTGCAGGACCAGAGGAACCATCGTGTCCAGGTGTCTCTACAAAAGGACACTAAGAAGAAAG CTGCCCAGGTGCCATCCTATATCCTTCAGAACAAGACTCTGCAGTACCTGCTCACATGGTGTGTAGAGATCAGAGCTGTTCCTAAGAAG GCGTTCCTCAGAGCGCTGGTGGAGTATACCGGGGACGGCGTGCAGCGGAGGAGACTGCAGGAGCTGTGCAGCAAGCAAGGCGCTGCGGCCTACAACCTCCACGTGAGAGACCCGAGCCTCAGCGTGTTGGACCTGCTCACAGCTTTCCCGTCCTGCTCACCTCCTCTCGGCCTCCTCATAG aGCATTTGCCGAAACTGCAGCCCAGGCCTTATTCAGCAGCCAG CTCCAGTCTTCAGCATCCAGGGAAGCTGCATTTTGTCTTCAACGTGGTAGAGTTCCCAGCATGCTCTGGGCGGCCTGCGGGGAGGCAGGGCCTGTGTACCGGTTGGCTGTCTGACCTCATCAATCCCATCCTGGTTTACCCTGGGAAGGCTGAGTCCTCCGGCAGCCCGTCTCTGCCAAAG ATCCACGTGAGTCTGCGACCCAACTGCTCCTTCCGGCCTCCCTCTGACCCTGCGGTGCCCTTCATAATGGTCGGACCAGGCACAGGAGTTGCCCCCTTCATCGGCTTCCTCCAGCAAAG AGAGAAGGAGCGGCAGCAGAACCCCGAGACAGTATTTGGTGAGACCTGGCTGTTCTTTGGTTGCCGCCACCAAGACAGAGACTACCTGTTTAG AGAAGAGCTCGAGGGCTTTGTGTCCAGCGGTGCCCTGAACCACCTGAAGGTGTGTTTCTCCCGAGACGCCCAGGAGGCGGAGGAGACCCCCGCCTCACCAGCAGGACCCAGATACGTCCAACACAACCTGCTCCTGAACAGCCAACACATCGCCGACATCCTGCTCAAACAGAACGGTTGCCTCTATGTCTGTGG GGATGCGAAGAACATGGCCAAGGACGTGAACGACACCCTGATTGAGATGATCAGAACGGAGCTTCAGCTGGACCAACTGGAGGCCATGAAGAAGCTGGCGGGGTTAAGAGAGGAGAAACGCTACTTACAGGACATCTGGGGCTGA
- the cct5 gene encoding T-complex protein 1 subunit epsilon, whose product MASLGTLAFDEYGRPFIIIKDQDKKTRLTGLDALKSHIMAAKAVASTLKTSLGPNGLDKMMVDRDGEVTVTNDGATILSMMDVDHQIAKLMVELSKSQDDEIGDGTTGVVVLAGALLEQAEQLLDRGIHPIRISDGYDQAARIAIEQLDKIGETFPFDPKNTEPLIQTAMTTLGSKVINRCHRQMAEIAVNAILTVADMDRKDVDFELIKMEGKVGGKLEDTQLIKGVIVDKEFSHPQMPKVLKDTKIAILTCPFEPPKPKTKHKLDVTSVEDYKALQKYEKEKFLEMIQQVKENGANLAICQWGFDDEANHLLLQNELPAVRWVGGPEIELIAIATGGRIVPRFCELTPEKLGTAGVVKEICFGTTKDHMLVIEECKNTRAVTIFIRGGNKMIIEEAKRALHDALCVIRNLVRDNRVVYGGGASEIACALAVNQAADKCPSLEQYAMRAFADALEVIPMALAENSGLNPIQTMTEVRARQVTENSPVLGIDCLHLNTNDMKQQHVIETLIGKKQQISLATQVVKMILKIDDIRSPGESED is encoded by the exons ATGGCTTCTTTGGGGACTCTAGCCTTTGATGAGTATGGGAGGCCTTTCATCATCATAAAAGACCAGGACAAGAAAACACGGTTAACGGGCCTTGACGCATTGAAG tcTCACATTATGGCAGCCAAGGCGGTTGCTTCAACACTTAAAACATCACTGGGACCTAACG GCCTTGACAAGATGATGGTTGACAGGGATGGAGAAGTGACTGTCACCAACGATGGAGCCACTATTCTCAGCATGATGGATGTGGACCACCAGATCGCCAAGCTTATGGTGGAGCTCTCCAAGTCCCAGGATGATGAGATTGGTGATGGAACCACTGGAGTTGTTG tGCTGGCTGGAGCTCTTCTGGAGCAGGCCGAGCAGCTGCTGGACCGCGGAATCCACCCCATCCGCATCTCTGACGGTTATGACCAGGCCGCACGCATCGCCATCGAGCAGCTGGACAAGATTGGCGAGACCTTCCCCTTCGATCCCAAAAACACAGAACCCCTCATCCAGACCGCCATGACAACGCTGGGATCCAAAGT GATCAACCGATGCCACAGACAGATGGCTGAGATTGCAGTGAACGCCATCCTCACTGTGGCCGACATGGACAGGAAGGACGTCGACTTTGAGCTCATCAAGATGGAGGGTAAGGTGGGAGGCAAGCTGGAGGACACACAGCTCATCAAGGGAGTCATTGTTGACAAGGAGTTCAGCCACCCTCAGATGCCCAAG GTTCTGAAAGACACAAAAATTGCTATCCTTACCTGCCCGTTTGAGCCCCCTAAGCCCAAGACCAAGCATAAGTTGGACGTGACCTCTGTGGAGGACTACAAAGCCCTGCAGAAATATGAAAAGGAGAAGTTCCTGGAGATGATCCAGCAG GTCAAAGAAAATGGTGCTAACCTGGCCATCTGCCAGTGGGGCTTTGATGATGAAGCCAaccacctgctgctgcagaacGAGCTGCCTGCCGTGCGCTGGGTCGGAGGGCCTGAGATCGAG TTGATCGCCATAGCCACAGGAGGTCGCATCGTGCCGCGGTTCTGTGAGCTGACCCCAGAGAAGCTCGGCACAGCTGGCGTGGTGAAGGAGATCTGCTTCGGCACAACCAAGGACCACATGCTGGTCATCGAGGAGTGCAAAAACACCAGGGCTGTGACCATCTTCATCCGTGGAGGCAACAAAATG ATCATTGAGGAGGCCAAGCGTGCACTCCatgatgctctgtgtgtgatcCGCAACCTGGTCAGAGACAACCGTGTCGTGTACGGAGGAGGAGCTTCAGAGATCGCTTGCGCCCTGGCTGTCAACCAGGCTGCAGATAAG TGCCCATCATTGGAGCAGTATGCTATGAGGGCATTCGCTGATGCTCTGGAGGTAATCCCAATGGCGCTGGCTGAGAACAGCGGGCTGAACCCCATCCAGACCATGACAGAGGTCAGAGCCAGACAGGTCACAGAGAACAGCCCCGTCCTCGGCATCGACTGCTTGCACCTCAACACCAATG acatgaagcagcaacacgTGATTGAGACTTTGATTGGCAAGAAGCAGCAGATCTCTCTGGCCACTCAGGTCGTCAAGATGATCCTGAAGATTGATGACATCCGAAGCCCAGGAGAGTCCGAGGACTGA
- the cmbl gene encoding carboxymethylenebutenolidase homolog, with translation MANEAKPCPCDLGDRMEYGGLGQELQIEHTKAYVVKPPTASDKAIIVIQDIFGWQLPNTRYMADMLAASGYIAVCPDFYVGKEPWSPTHDWSKFQEWLEDKKPTNINKEVDAVLRFLKEQCGAKHIGAVGFCWGGVATHYLALQYPEVKAGVSVYGIVREREDRYELKSPTLFIFGEKDEVIPLDQVSVLEAKLKEKCTVDYQVKIFPGQTHGFVHRKREDINPTDKPSIQEARTDMLNWLNKYM, from the exons atgGCAAATGAAGCCAAGCCTTGCCCCTGTGATCTTGGTGACCGGATGGAGTACGGGGGCCTGGGCCAGGAGCTCCAGATAGAGCACACCAAGGCTTACGTAGTAAAGCCACCCACTGCATCCGACAAGGCTATCATTGTCATACAAGACATCTTTGGGTGGCAGCTGCCCAATACTCGATACATGGCTGATATGCTGGCCGCCAGTGGATACAT TGCTGTCTGCCCAGATTTCTATGTTGGGAAGGAGCCGTGGAGTCCAACACATGACTGGTCCAAATTTCAGGAGTGGCTCGAAGACAAAAAGCCCACCAACATAAACAA agAGGTGGATGCAGTGCTGAGGTTCCTGAAGGAGCAGTGTGGGGCCAAACACATCGGAGCGGTGGGCTTCTGCTGGGGAGGGGTTGCCACACACTACCTGGCCCTGCAGTATCCAGAGGTCAAAGCTGGAGTCTCAGTCTATG GGATCGTccgagagagggaggacaggtaTGAGCTGaagagtccaacactgttcatctTCGGGGAGAAAGATGAGGTCATCCCACTGGACCAG GTGAGTGTCCTCGAAGCAAAACTGAAGGAGAAATGCACAGTGGACTACCAGGTGAAGATCTTCCCCGGTCAGACTCATGGGTTTGTCCACCGCAAGAGAGAGGACATCAACCCCACAGACAAACCCAGCATCCAGGAGGCCAGGACAGACATGCTCAACTGGCTGAACAAGTACATGTAG